One genomic window of Halobellus limi includes the following:
- a CDS encoding FKBP-type peptidyl-prolyl cis-trans isomerase, translating into MSDEQQADAAESQADADAEDVEEDVSGIQDGDFVRLAYTLRTTDDGTVVDTTDEETAEEAEIDTDEYDFEPRVIVVGAGHVFESVDEALIGSEVGDSGTVEIDAEEAFGEYEDEQVRTVSANKIDEDERYPGAQVQIDGEQGRIVTIVSGRARVDFNHPLAGEDLEYEYEVLELVDDREEQAASMLEMYLQEAPEVWIETDTVEEEQLVEDGDDEEEGDAEDEDEEPEFETVEVEKETLYIEATPQMTMNQQWMFSKQQIAQDVMDRLDLDRVIVQETIEGMGGMMGGMGGMMGGAGGMGAEDIEEAIEDVDVDADELAEELDADLEE; encoded by the coding sequence ATGAGTGACGAACAGCAGGCGGACGCCGCCGAATCGCAGGCAGACGCCGACGCGGAAGACGTCGAAGAGGACGTCTCCGGCATCCAGGACGGCGACTTCGTCCGTCTGGCCTACACGCTCCGGACCACCGACGACGGCACCGTCGTCGACACCACCGACGAGGAGACGGCCGAAGAGGCCGAGATCGACACCGACGAGTACGACTTCGAACCGCGCGTCATCGTCGTCGGCGCCGGCCACGTCTTCGAGAGCGTCGACGAGGCGCTCATCGGCTCGGAGGTCGGCGACTCCGGCACGGTCGAGATCGACGCCGAAGAGGCCTTCGGCGAGTACGAGGACGAGCAGGTCCGGACGGTCAGCGCCAACAAGATCGACGAGGACGAGCGCTACCCCGGCGCGCAGGTCCAGATCGACGGCGAACAGGGTCGGATCGTGACGATCGTCAGCGGGCGCGCACGCGTCGACTTCAACCACCCGCTCGCGGGCGAGGATCTCGAGTACGAGTACGAGGTGCTCGAACTGGTCGACGACCGCGAGGAGCAGGCCGCCAGCATGCTGGAGATGTACCTCCAGGAGGCCCCCGAGGTCTGGATCGAGACGGACACGGTCGAAGAAGAGCAGCTCGTCGAGGACGGAGACGACGAGGAAGAGGGCGACGCGGAAGACGAGGACGAAGAGCCCGAGTTCGAGACCGTCGAAGTCGAGAAGGAGACGCTGTACATCGAGGCCACCCCGCAGATGACGATGAACCAGCAGTGGATGTTCTCGAAGCAGCAGATCGCCCAGGACGTGATGGACCGACTCGACCTCGATCGGGTCATCGTCCAAGAGACCATCGAGGGGATGGGCGGTATGATGGGCGGTATGGGCGGTATGATGGGCGGCGCCGGCGGAATGGGCGCCGAGGACATCGAAGAGGCCATCGAGGACGTCGACGTCGACGCCGACGAACTCGCCGAGGAACTCGACGCCGACCTCGAAGAGTAA
- a CDS encoding cytochrome C oxidase subunit IV family protein, with translation MTHTKLYTAIFAVLFVSATVQVLVEFAGLAYWTAFGIIVALSAFKAVLVAAYFQHLRFEPRSLTYVVFIGLAAALALTLAASYSIL, from the coding sequence ATGACACACACCAAACTGTACACGGCGATATTCGCGGTCCTGTTCGTCTCGGCGACGGTGCAGGTGCTCGTCGAGTTCGCGGGACTGGCGTACTGGACGGCGTTCGGCATCATCGTCGCGCTCTCGGCCTTCAAGGCCGTGCTCGTCGCGGCGTACTTCCAGCACCTCCGGTTCGAACCGCGCTCGCTGACGTACGTCGTCTTCATCGGCCTCGCGGCGGCGCTGGCGCTGACGCTCGCGGCGTCGTACTCCATCCTGTGA
- a CDS encoding RAD55 family ATPase, giving the protein MADRLSTGVSVLDRQLDGGIPPGSIVLLAADPASQSELFLYELTAVRASLYLTTIRSDQAVKDAIDRAPGHVGDPTVRDVGGNAPLDTAHRFVRDLPEGANLIVDVVDVLEETEPARFRQFLNELQTHMVNTGGLAVLHGMKSDGEPRNRGYTKHMADVVFDLHTKIKGSEIENRLAVPKFRGVQPPEETIKLRLGERVTVDTSRDIA; this is encoded by the coding sequence TCTCGACCGGCGTCAGCGTCCTCGACCGCCAACTCGACGGCGGGATCCCCCCGGGGAGCATCGTGCTCCTCGCGGCCGACCCCGCCAGCCAGTCGGAGCTGTTTCTCTACGAACTGACCGCGGTCCGCGCGTCGCTGTATCTCACGACGATCCGTTCGGACCAGGCCGTCAAGGACGCCATCGACCGCGCGCCCGGTCACGTCGGCGACCCCACGGTCAGGGACGTCGGCGGCAACGCCCCGCTGGACACCGCCCACCGGTTCGTTCGGGACCTCCCGGAGGGCGCGAACCTGATCGTCGACGTCGTCGACGTCTTAGAGGAGACCGAACCCGCCCGCTTCCGGCAGTTCCTCAACGAACTCCAGACCCACATGGTCAACACCGGCGGGCTGGCCGTCCTCCACGGGATGAAAAGCGACGGCGAACCCCGCAACCGCGGGTACACGAAGCACATGGCCGACGTCGTCTTCGACCTCCACACGAAGATCAAGGGCTCGGAGATCGAGAACCGCCTGGCGGTGCCGAAGTTCCGCGGCGTCCAGCCGCCGGAGGAGACGATCAAGCTCCGGCTGGGCGAGCGCGTCACCGTCGACACCAGCCGCGACATCGCCTAG
- a CDS encoding cbb3-type cytochrome c oxidase subunit I — protein MVREHDGKRLMTDEEPLGSNGPADQAVGSDAAGDAVAGSDTSGGEAIDGDTGGAEAPDDDIGGGEATDGGTVTGEEIPVEGAVSDALAAATHPSRSTVRHWLTTTNHKDVGILYIVTSLFFLLLGGLLAWLMRIQLWEPRAVGEGVLGPMAYNQAVSAHGLVMVFWFLSPFAFGFANYIVPLQMGADDLAFPRLNALSFWLYLSSGLLFVVSFFQGGTFAGGWTMYAPLNLPTFTPDVGANTAILALVLFVASVTVSSVNFLTTMHRMRAEGLTLRRLPIFSWSILLTVWMMLFAFAALLAALLILSSDRILGTAYFVQETAGGTLLWTHLFWFFGHPEVYIVFFPALGIMAEVFQTFTGRRIVGRKWFIAAMVLVALQSFVVWMHHMFLTGINLEIKTLFMVTTIGISLPFDLMVFALIYTLVKGRVRFTTPFLFAFGGLILFILGGITGVFLGAIVLDYEFRGTYWVVAHFHYVMVGGVTALVGGLYYWFPKITGRMYDEFLGKAHFTAYFAGFNLLYFPMFVAWETPRRVFQYDAWMAPWHKLATVGAFILGLSFVIMFYNLTKSAFDGERVGNAPWEFSRTAEWAVPSPPPTGNFPGVPSYSDGRLSFRSREATDGGAAAAAGSTQADGGGAVDAHAGAHDHGDHASVWPLAVSVGAFLLFLGLSGVRQGSLVEGIAGSFYLFAAVAGGIVVLGSLVAWALEPFDAPEGGFGEAWPFDGVENGKVGMWIFLASDVVLFGGFIGAYVFTRVAAGWVGWQPVPEDPIPGLVNTYILLASSFTVVLALVAAQKEHRWGVVASLTATIALGIGFLGNKALEWRHLFHTGVEPTATIQTSTFFLTTGLHAAHVVAGLIGALYLLGRSLGGAYLTDHRPVEYFGLYWHFVDIVWLFLFPLFYIL, from the coding sequence GTGGTACGCGAACACGACGGCAAACGGCTCATGACCGACGAAGAACCCCTCGGATCGAACGGGCCCGCCGACCAGGCGGTCGGGAGCGACGCCGCCGGTGATGCGGTGGCTGGTAGCGACACGAGCGGTGGGGAAGCGATCGACGGTGACACGGGCGGAGCGGAAGCGCCCGACGACGACATCGGAGGCGGGGAAGCGACCGACGGCGGGACCGTGACCGGCGAGGAGATCCCGGTCGAGGGCGCCGTGTCCGACGCGTTGGCCGCGGCGACGCACCCCTCCCGGTCCACCGTCCGTCACTGGCTGACGACGACGAACCACAAGGACGTCGGGATCCTCTACATCGTCACGTCGCTGTTCTTCCTGCTCCTCGGCGGGCTGCTCGCCTGGCTGATGCGGATCCAGCTGTGGGAGCCCCGCGCCGTCGGCGAGGGAGTTCTCGGGCCGATGGCGTACAACCAGGCCGTCTCCGCGCACGGGTTGGTGATGGTGTTCTGGTTCCTCTCGCCCTTCGCGTTCGGCTTCGCGAACTACATTGTCCCGCTGCAGATGGGCGCCGACGACCTCGCGTTCCCCCGGCTCAACGCGCTCAGTTTCTGGCTGTACCTCTCTTCGGGGCTGCTGTTCGTGGTCTCGTTCTTCCAGGGCGGGACCTTCGCTGGCGGGTGGACGATGTACGCGCCGTTGAATCTCCCGACGTTCACCCCGGACGTCGGTGCGAACACCGCGATTCTCGCGCTCGTCCTCTTCGTCGCCTCGGTCACCGTCTCCTCGGTGAACTTCCTGACGACGATGCACCGGATGCGCGCGGAGGGGCTGACGCTCCGGCGACTCCCGATCTTCTCGTGGTCGATTCTCCTCACCGTCTGGATGATGCTCTTCGCCTTCGCGGCGCTTTTGGCGGCGCTTCTGATCCTCTCGTCGGACCGCATCCTCGGGACGGCCTACTTCGTCCAGGAGACCGCGGGCGGGACGCTGCTGTGGACGCACCTGTTCTGGTTCTTCGGCCACCCGGAGGTGTACATCGTCTTCTTCCCGGCGCTGGGGATCATGGCGGAGGTGTTCCAGACGTTCACCGGCCGGCGCATCGTCGGGCGGAAGTGGTTCATCGCCGCGATGGTGCTCGTCGCGCTCCAGAGCTTCGTCGTCTGGATGCACCACATGTTCCTGACGGGCATCAACCTCGAGATCAAGACGCTGTTCATGGTGACGACCATCGGCATCTCCCTGCCCTTCGACCTGATGGTGTTCGCGCTGATCTACACGCTCGTGAAGGGGCGCGTCCGGTTCACGACGCCGTTCCTCTTCGCCTTCGGCGGGCTGATACTGTTCATCCTCGGCGGCATCACCGGGGTCTTCCTCGGGGCCATCGTCCTCGACTACGAGTTCCGCGGGACCTACTGGGTCGTCGCGCACTTCCACTACGTGATGGTCGGTGGGGTGACCGCACTCGTCGGCGGCCTCTACTACTGGTTCCCGAAGATCACCGGGAGGATGTACGACGAGTTCCTCGGGAAGGCGCACTTCACCGCGTACTTCGCCGGGTTCAACCTGCTTTACTTCCCGATGTTCGTCGCCTGGGAGACGCCGCGGCGCGTCTTCCAGTACGACGCCTGGATGGCCCCCTGGCACAAACTGGCCACCGTGGGCGCGTTCATTCTGGGGCTCTCCTTCGTCATTATGTTCTACAACCTGACGAAGAGCGCGTTCGACGGCGAGCGCGTCGGCAACGCGCCCTGGGAGTTCTCTCGGACCGCCGAGTGGGCCGTCCCCTCGCCGCCGCCGACGGGGAACTTCCCCGGCGTCCCCTCCTACAGCGACGGCCGCCTCTCCTTCCGGTCGCGGGAGGCCACCGACGGGGGCGCCGCGGCCGCGGCGGGGTCGACGCAGGCCGACGGCGGCGGCGCAGTCGACGCCCACGCGGGCGCCCACGACCACGGCGACCACGCCAGCGTCTGGCCGCTCGCGGTCAGCGTCGGGGCCTTCCTGCTGTTCCTCGGGCTCTCCGGCGTCCGACAGGGATCGCTCGTGGAGGGGATAGCCGGATCGTTCTACCTCTTCGCCGCGGTCGCCGGCGGAATCGTCGTCCTCGGATCGCTCGTCGCGTGGGCGCTCGAACCGTTCGACGCGCCCGAGGGCGGCTTCGGCGAGGCGTGGCCGTTCGACGGCGTCGAGAACGGGAAGGTCGGGATGTGGATCTTCCTCGCCTCCGACGTGGTGCTCTTCGGCGGTTTCATCGGCGCGTACGTGTTCACCCGCGTCGCGGCGGGGTGGGTCGGCTGGCAGCCGGTCCCTGAGGACCCGATCCCCGGCCTGGTGAACACGTACATCCTGCTCGCGAGCAGTTTCACCGTCGTCCTCGCGCTGGTCGCGGCGCAGAAGGAGCACCGGTGGGGCGTCGTCGCCAGCCTGACGGCGACGATCGCGCTCGGCATCGGCTTCCTCGGGAACAAGGCCCTGGAGTGGCGGCACCTGTTCCACACGGGTGTCGAGCCGACCGCGACGATTCAGACCTCGACGTTCTTCTTGACGACCGGCCTCCACGCCGCACACGTCGTCGCGGGACTGATCGGCGCGCTGTACCTCCTCGGACGGTCGCTCGGCGGGGCGTACCTGACCGACCACCGACCGGTGGAGTACTTCGGCCTGTACTGGCACTTCGTGGACATCGTCTGGCTGTTCCTCTTCCCGCTGTTCTACATCCTATAA
- a CDS encoding DUF7410 domain-containing protein: protein MSDVPSAPETAVPDGEREAAVCPHCGRPFVTERQRALHVGERHDATPAERRAYEDAREDESDELFRLHLKVVFAVGLLYAASVVAGVVAFSLPG from the coding sequence ATGTCCGACGTTCCATCCGCTCCCGAGACGGCGGTGCCCGACGGGGAGCGCGAGGCGGCGGTCTGTCCGCACTGCGGTCGCCCGTTTGTCACCGAGCGGCAGCGCGCGCTCCACGTCGGCGAACGGCACGACGCGACGCCGGCCGAGCGGCGCGCCTACGAGGACGCCCGCGAGGACGAGAGCGACGAGCTGTTCCGCCTGCACCTGAAGGTCGTCTTCGCCGTGGGGCTGCTCTACGCGGCGTCCGTCGTCGCCGGCGTCGTGGCGTTCAGCCTCCCCGGGTGA
- the coxB gene encoding cytochrome c oxidase subunit II, producing the protein MNGHAAGSIPAIPLQPELIPRGTRTVVFERIFEVFLGLGTLVGVVVVAYMLYNAYRYRDGEHREDDFEPPTLGELPTGGGGGRKLFTSFALSTVIVVSLIAWTYGTLLYVEDPPEPEMEVGVEGYRFGWEFTYPNGYSEDGVLRVPADEVIRLRVTSSDVFHNFGVPELRVKTDAVPGQTTTTWFEADETGNYTAQCYELCGSGHSYMTATVVVMEPDEYREWYANTTANGS; encoded by the coding sequence ATGAACGGACACGCCGCGGGGTCGATTCCGGCGATACCGCTGCAACCGGAGCTGATCCCGCGAGGAACCCGAACGGTCGTCTTCGAGCGCATCTTCGAGGTGTTTCTGGGGCTCGGAACGCTCGTCGGCGTCGTCGTGGTCGCGTATATGCTTTATAACGCGTACAGGTACCGCGACGGGGAGCACCGCGAGGACGACTTCGAGCCGCCGACGCTCGGTGAACTGCCGACGGGAGGGGGCGGCGGCCGGAAGCTGTTCACCTCGTTCGCGCTCAGTACGGTCATCGTCGTCTCGCTCATCGCCTGGACCTACGGGACGCTCCTGTACGTCGAGGACCCGCCGGAACCCGAGATGGAAGTCGGCGTCGAGGGCTACCGGTTCGGCTGGGAGTTCACGTATCCGAACGGCTACTCCGAGGACGGCGTCCTCCGCGTGCCCGCCGACGAGGTGATCCGACTCCGGGTCACCTCCAGCGACGTGTTCCACAACTTCGGCGTGCCGGAGTTGCGCGTCAAGACGGACGCCGTCCCCGGACAGACCACGACGACGTGGTTCGAGGCCGACGAGACGGGGAACTACACCGCACAGTGTTACGAACTCTGCGGGAGCGGCCACTCGTACATGACGGCGACCGTCGTGGTGATGGAGCCCGACGAGTACCGCGAGTGGTACGCGAACACGACGGCAAACGGCTCATGA
- the cyaB gene encoding class IV adenylate cyclase has translation MYEVEVKVPASHGEVERRLRDADAERVERVTQVDTYYDAPHRDFAETDEALRLRQERRDPDADDDGSGDADDRDSGGADDHDPADAETTKITYKGPLIDAASKTREEHETAVADGDAAAAIFDGLGFEPAAVVEKEREFFDLDGYTVTLDRVDGLGEFVEVEAEASEGADVDSVREGAFDVLRRLGLDPDEQIRTSYLGLLLDDSE, from the coding sequence ATGTACGAAGTCGAGGTCAAAGTGCCCGCGTCACACGGCGAGGTCGAGAGGCGTCTCCGGGACGCCGACGCCGAACGCGTCGAACGGGTCACGCAGGTCGACACGTACTACGACGCGCCCCACCGCGACTTCGCCGAGACCGACGAGGCGCTCCGTCTCCGGCAGGAGAGGCGAGACCCCGACGCGGACGACGACGGTTCCGGGGACGCGGACGACCGCGATTCCGGCGGCGCGGACGACCACGACCCGGCCGACGCCGAAACGACAAAAATCACGTACAAGGGGCCGCTGATCGACGCGGCGTCGAAGACCCGCGAGGAACACGAGACGGCCGTCGCCGACGGCGACGCCGCCGCGGCCATCTTCGACGGCCTCGGGTTCGAACCGGCGGCGGTCGTCGAGAAGGAGCGAGAGTTCTTCGACCTCGACGGCTACACCGTCACGCTGGATCGCGTCGACGGCCTCGGCGAGTTCGTCGAGGTCGAGGCCGAGGCGAGCGAGGGTGCGGACGTGGACTCCGTCCGCGAGGGCGCGTTCGACGTCCTCCGTCGGTTGGGCCTCGATCCCGACGAGCAGATCCGAACCTCGTATCTCGGCCTGCTCCTCGACGATTCGGAGTAA
- a CDS encoding DUF6789 family protein: protein MSSETSETPGNVVEEELIDPAEIPITARVVLAAMGGGLLGTVAMLPVLVGLPGLLGLFRTEPVTRFAGFAEFFGLEPTVTLGIALFGFGGTVALPLTFLVVGAFLPPEAPRYLRGATFATAFWFGFLPGFWPSAGLLTTASYVLFSLAGHWVYGLTLGYVLTRTTGLPQHEV, encoded by the coding sequence ATGAGCAGCGAGACATCCGAAACACCGGGAAACGTAGTGGAAGAGGAACTGATCGACCCGGCCGAGATACCGATCACCGCTCGCGTGGTCCTCGCAGCGATGGGCGGGGGGCTGCTCGGAACGGTCGCGATGTTACCCGTACTCGTCGGTCTCCCCGGACTCCTGGGGCTGTTCCGGACCGAACCGGTGACGCGGTTCGCCGGATTCGCGGAGTTCTTCGGCCTGGAACCGACGGTGACGCTCGGAATCGCGCTGTTCGGATTCGGCGGCACCGTCGCGTTGCCGCTGACGTTCCTCGTCGTGGGCGCGTTCCTCCCGCCGGAGGCGCCGCGATACCTCCGCGGTGCGACGTTCGCGACGGCGTTCTGGTTCGGGTTCCTCCCGGGGTTCTGGCCGAGCGCCGGACTCCTCACGACCGCGTCGTACGTGCTGTTCTCCCTCGCGGGACACTGGGTCTACGGACTGACGCTCGGATACGTGCTGACGAGGACCACGGGGTTGCCACAGCACGAGGTGTAA
- a CDS encoding DUF7546 family protein, producing MRNAPAVPDRSRPVGTRGIRVAAAVLLAEVAALGTYLAVANPEVGAVRYLLYPFVWMNVGLAAAARVRVPPADRRLRIVAGVLSAGYFLALASLSGLVGLELGHSHAHVSGLQVTLAAPGWGPRVAYGGSLLTLNFVPYRVVGYLSLTVLVYAALLDAGRRALSGLVGVASCVGCSLPLVESVAVGVVGGTAALATVEPFSVDLSTLGFVVAVGLLSASGRRG from the coding sequence ATGAGAAACGCACCGGCCGTCCCCGACCGATCGAGACCCGTCGGGACTCGCGGTATCCGCGTGGCCGCCGCCGTCCTGCTCGCGGAGGTCGCCGCCCTCGGGACGTACCTCGCGGTCGCGAACCCGGAGGTCGGAGCCGTCCGCTACCTGCTGTACCCGTTCGTCTGGATGAACGTCGGTCTCGCGGCGGCGGCCCGGGTTCGGGTCCCTCCCGCGGATCGGCGGCTCAGGATCGTCGCGGGGGTCCTCTCGGCGGGTTACTTCCTCGCGCTCGCGTCGCTTTCGGGGCTCGTCGGGCTGGAACTCGGCCACTCCCACGCGCACGTCTCCGGACTGCAGGTCACGCTGGCCGCGCCCGGCTGGGGACCGCGAGTCGCCTACGGCGGGTCGCTCCTCACGCTGAACTTCGTCCCCTACCGAGTGGTCGGCTACCTCTCGCTGACCGTTCTCGTGTACGCCGCCCTCCTCGACGCCGGCCGCCGGGCGCTCTCCGGGCTGGTCGGCGTCGCCTCCTGCGTCGGTTGCAGCCTGCCGCTCGTCGAATCCGTCGCGGTGGGCGTCGTCGGCGGGACCGCCGCGCTCGCGACGGTCGAACCGTTCAGCGTCGACCTCTCGACGCTCGGCTTCGTGGTCGCCGTGGGACTGCTCTCGGCCTCGGGCCGCCGGGGGTGA